From a region of the Paralichthys olivaceus isolate ysfri-2021 chromosome 4, ASM2471397v2, whole genome shotgun sequence genome:
- the ap3m2 gene encoding AP-3 complex subunit mu-2, producing MIHSLFLINASGDIFLEKHWKSVVSRSVCDYFFEAQERATEPENVPPVISTPHHYLISVLRHRIYFVAVIQSEVPPLFVIEFLHRVVDTFQDYFGVCTEAAIKDNVVVVYELLEEMLDNGFPLATESNILKELIKPPTILRTMVNTITGSTNVGEQLPTGQLSVVPWRRTGVKYTNNEAYFDVVEEIDAIIDKSGSTITAEIQGVIDACVKLTGMPDLTLSFMNPRLLDDVSFHPCVRFKRWEAERILSFIPPDGNFRLLSYHVSSQNLVAIPVYVKHNITFREGSSQGRFDLTLGPKQTMGKAVESVLVSSQLPRGVLNANLNPSQGTYTFDPVTKLLTWDVGKINPQKLPSLKGTMSLQAGASKPDENPTINIQLKIQQMAISGLKVNRLDMYGEKYKPFKGIKYMTKAGKFQVRT from the exons ATGATCCACAGCCTGTTCCTCATAAACGCCTCAGGGGACATTTTCCTGGAGAAGCACTGGAAGAGCGTGGTCAGCCGCTCCGTTTGCGACTACTTCTTTGAGGCACAGGAGCGCGCCACAGAGCCAGAGAACGTGCCTCCAGTGATCTCTACGCCGCACCACTACCTTATCAGTGTGCTCAGGCATCGTATCTACTTCGTGGCGGTCATCCAGAGCGAAGTGCCGCCGCTCTTCGTCATCGAGTTTCTGCACAGAGTTGTCGACACGTTCCAG GACTATTTTGGAGTGTGTACAGAGGCTGCCATTAAGGACAATGTGGTAGTGGTGTATGAACTACTGGAGGAGATGCTGGATAATGGCTTCCCACTGGCCACAGAGTCTAACATCCTCAAAGAGCTCATTAAGCCCCCCACCATCCTCCGCACTATGGTCAACACCATCACAG gcaGCACCAATGTGGGTGAACAGCTCCCTACAGGCCAGCTGTCCGTGGTGCCATGGCGACGCACTGGggtcaaatacacaaacaacGAAGCTTATTTCGATGTGGTGGAGGAGATTGATGCAATCATTGATAAATCAG GCTCCACAATAACAGCAGAAATCCAGGGAGTTATTGATGCCTGTGTAAAACTGACGGGGATGCCGGACCTCACCCTGTCATTTATG AATCCTCGGCTGCTGGATGATGTCAGCTTCCACCCGTGTGTTCGGTTCAAGCGGTGGGAGGCTGAGCGGATCCTCTCCTTTATCCCCCCAGATGGAAACTTCCGGTTGCTCTCATATCATGTCAGCTCTCAGAA TCTGGTGGCAATTCCAGTGTACGTCAAGCACAACATCACCTTCCGCGAGGGAAGCTCTCAGGGACGTTTTGATTTGACCCTGGGCCCCAAACAGACCATGGGCAAGGCTGTGGAATCGGTCCTCGTCAGCAGCCAGCTGCCCCGTGGGGTCCTCAACGCCAACCTCAACCCCTCCCAGGGAACATATACCTTCGACCCAGTCACAAAG TTGTTGACATGGGATGTTGGAAAGATCAACCCGCAGAAGCTTCCCAGTCTGAAAGGTACCATGAGTCTGCAGGCTGGAGCCTCCAAGCCTGACGAGAACCCCACCATCAACATCCAGCTCAAGATCCAGCAGATGGCCAtctcag GGCTGAAGGTTAATCGGCTGGACATGTACGGTGAGAAGTACAAACCTTTCAAAGGCATCAAGTACATGACGAAGGCTGGCAAGTTCCAGGTCCGGACATGA